TCCTTGCTGTCCTCGCCATTTGCCTCGTCCTCGGAGGCGGCGCGTCTGTTGCTCTTGTCTCCTCCTTCGCGGGGGCGCCTTCCGACGAAACGGCGGTGCGGGAAGGCAAGTACGCCGCCCAGTGGCTCCAGCGGGTCTTCCACAAGGCCCTGCTTTCGGGCAGGTCCTTTGTTTTCAGGCTTTCTCCCTCGGTGCCCCAGAAAAGGCTGAAGATACAGTGGGCTGACGGGAGCGAGGAAATTTATGACGGAAAGGGGCGCGTCTGGTTCACCAACCGCAGCGCCGTCATGGCTTTCTGCACGTACTCGCCGAAGTGGAACACCATTTCCCCGGCGTTCACCATAGAAGCCGGATCATCACCGGACCGGAGGCGCCCCCTGAAATACATCGTGGTCACTCCCTTCTGCAGGGTTTCCTACAGGGATGATCCTCCCCGGGATTGAAAGACACCTTCTTTCGGGGTATAAAGAGAAACCGGCGTTCCCGTTTTTTCAGGAGCGCACATCGGAAACGGAGGTTGTCCTGATGGCGGCAGCGGCAAAACCATGGTGGAGGGAGACGATCGAGACGGTGCTGTGGGCACTCGTCCTCGCTCTCGTGCTCCGTACGTTTGTTGTTCAGGCGTTCTGGATCCCCAGCGGGTCCATGATCCCCACTCTCGAGGTGGGCGACCGCGTCCTCGTGGCGAAATTCTGGTATCACTTCACTGAGCCGAAGCGCGGACAGCTTTTTGTCTTCAAGTATCCCGTGGACCCCAAGCGGGATTTCGTGAAAAGAATCATCGGCCTTCCGGGAGACGTGCTCGAAATCCGGGGCGGGCTGGTCTACGTCAACGGACAGCCTCTCCGGGAGGAGTACGTTAAGAACCATGATTCTTTCTCCCTGACGGCGGGCCCCGTTTTTGCGGAGGTTCCGGTGAAGATTCCGGAGGGCAGCTATTTCGCCATGGGGGACAACCGTCCGAACTCGCAGGACAGCCGGTTCTGGGGATTCGTACCGAAGCAGAACATCCGGGGACCGGTGTTTTTCCGATACTGGCCCCTGAACAGGATCGGGACGGTGGACTGATTGGGACGGACCGTCTGGTATCCCGGCCACATGGCGAAGGGAAAGCGAAAGCTTGCCGAACTCGCCGAAAAGCTGGATATCATTCTGGAGGTCCGGGACGCCCGGGCTCCCCTGGTGACGTCCTCTCCCCTGTCGGAAGAGCTCTCCCGGATCTGTCCGGTGGCCGTGGTGCTGTCGAAAAAGGACCTGGCCGACGAGAAGGGCACGGCACAATGGCTCTCCTGGTTCGCCTCTTCGGGCAGAAAGGCCTGGGCGGTAAACCTGCTCAAGCCGCGGATGGAGCAGGTACGGAAGGATTTAGCCCCCTTCGGACCCTCCCACAGGGAAGTCCGGCTCGCGGTGGTGGGCATACCGAACGTGGGTAAATCCATGTTCCTGAACGCCCTGGTGGGAAAATCCTCCGCCCAGGTGGGGGGCATTCCCGGAATCACCAGGGGAGTCTCGTGGTACAAGGGGAAGGGCTTCCTGGCGGTGGACTCACCGGGCATCCTCGACCCCCGGTCCGGCGACTCGGTCCAGCGGTGCCTCGCCTGGCTGGGGAGCAGCAAGTCGGAGGTGATCGGGGGGTATGACCTCATCGCCCTCGACCTGATCTCGGCACTCCGGAAGCGGAGCC
The window above is part of the Aminivibrio pyruvatiphilus genome. Proteins encoded here:
- a CDS encoding type II secretion system protein → MRCADRGGRFRPPLFRDRGFSLAELLAVLAICLVLGGGASVALVSSFAGAPSDETAVREGKYAAQWLQRVFHKALLSGRSFVFRLSPSVPQKRLKIQWADGSEEIYDGKGRVWFTNRSAVMAFCTYSPKWNTISPAFTIEAGSSPDRRRPLKYIVVTPFCRVSYRDDPPRD
- the lepB gene encoding signal peptidase I is translated as MAAAAKPWWRETIETVLWALVLALVLRTFVVQAFWIPSGSMIPTLEVGDRVLVAKFWYHFTEPKRGQLFVFKYPVDPKRDFVKRIIGLPGDVLEIRGGLVYVNGQPLREEYVKNHDSFSLTAGPVFAEVPVKIPEGSYFAMGDNRPNSQDSRFWGFVPKQNIRGPVFFRYWPLNRIGTVD
- a CDS encoding YlqF/YawG family GTPase — protein: MAKGKRKLAELAEKLDIILEVRDARAPLVTSSPLSEELSRICPVAVVLSKKDLADEKGTAQWLSWFASSGRKAWAVNLLKPRMEQVRKDLAPFGPSHREVRLAVVGIPNVGKSMFLNALVGKSSAQVGGIPGITRGVSWYKGKGFLAVDSPGILDPRSGDSVQRCLAWLGSSKSEVIGGYDLIALDLISALRKRSLWAMVEDKWGVPAPMELSGEEILESLGRRLGCLVSGGAVDILSAGRKFVEAFSTGRLGPVTLELPGDSPWI